Within Caproicibacterium argilliputei, the genomic segment GTGTTGGCGACGTAGCTATCTTCATCAGCATCAAAATTTTGCTTTGGGACGATGGTTCCGAACTTAAATTGTAGAGCCTTAGTTTCAGTACCATGGATATTTTTATTCCTATTTTCATGGAATAAAGCTCTTATCGGTTTACACCCCCAATTTGTTGGGATATTCCCGACCCATGCAATTCCACTATCTTTCATTTCTCGCATATTTCCACCGCCTTAGTCGAACAGCTTTGCTACGCGCTCGGAGACAGATTTTTCCAAATTCATAAACTTTGTCTCCAGCTCTTCGCTCGGAACAGGTTGCTGATATTTGTAAAAGTAACGGGTGAACGGAATTTCTGCGCCGGTCTTAATAATCGGATTCTTCTTCGATAAGTCCTCGTCAAAGGATGCCTTCGCGTCAGGAATATGCGGCCAAACCTCCCGTTTCATGTATGTATCAATGTCTTCATCCCACTTGACGATCTCAGTGTCTTTTGTTTCCTTGTCGTAGATGATATTGCCCTTTTTATCTTTTTGAATCTCCGCAGACTTATCCATCACAGATAGACCATCCGCGATTTTGCCAAGTAGCTTTTTATCCGTCGTGACCGGTTTCAGGACCTCAGCCAGCACAGGTTCAAAAGCACCCTGTGAAAGATAAACCTTATCCGATATAGCTGCCTGCAGCGCCTCTATAATCTTGTCATACTGCGGTTTATTCTTTTCATAATTTTCGAGCTTCTTCTGATCTTTGCCAGTCAGTTCTTCAGCGTTTTCAAGTTCGTTAACCTTTGCCTCATCGTAAAGGGAAGACAGCGAGCCCTTTAAAACCATCGCATTGATGCGCTCCTGCGTAATTACATAGCTCCTCTGCAGCGGCTGCATTACTGTATATTCGCGATATATGAACTCCGTATTTTTATAGATCTTCACGAACTCACCCGGCTGAAAATTTGCGTACAATTTTGTAATCTCCGCGCGATCTTCCGGGCTTATTTCATTTTTCTTATTGCCAAGAGCCTTGCGCAACTTATGGAAAATGTTCGATGCGTCAATCAACTGAATGTATCCTTGACGCTCCCTACGCTTATTCTTAGAAAGTACCCAGATATAGGTTGCGATGCCTGTGTTGTAAAAAAGGTCTGTTGGGAGCTCAATAATTGCCTCAATCAAATCATTTTCCAGTAGCCATCTGCGAATTTGACTCTCCCCGGATGATGTACCCCCAGAAAACAGTGGGGAACCATTTTCGATAATGGCACATCGACCATAATTATCATCGAGCTTATTAATAGCAGATTGTAAGAACAGCATCTGCATATCGCCGGAACCAGGAAGGCCCGCTCCCCAGCGTCCATCCATACCTTTTTCGTATTCATCATTAACGGCTTTCTCGACACCTTCCGCAGCATCCTTGCCACCCCAAGGCTGCCCAAACGGTGGATTTTCCAGTACAAACCGCATCTTGATGTCTGGAAAACGGTCGGCCTTCATTGTGTCTTGATAACAGATATTTTCCGCATTCTGCCCTTTAATAAGCATCTCCGCAAGGCACATGGCGTAAGACTCTGGATTGATTTCCTGCCCGAAAAGGCGCACATCTGCGGTAGGATTGTAACGCTTAATGAAATTGTATCCGGTGGAAAGCATTCCACCTGTACCGCAAGCCTGATCCAAAATTGTAATGACCTTGCCGTCGTCGAAAATATCATCACAGCCTTCGGCAAGCAGAATATTTACCATCAACTTGATAATGTCACGCCCAGTGTAATGATCACCGGCCTCGGCATTCTCAGAAAATTTTCGGATTAGTTCCTCAAAAATATATCCCATCTTCACATTGTCAATCGTGTGTGGATTCAGGTCGAGTTCAGAGAAAGCCTTCACCACAGACAGCAAACGATTGTTTTTATCCATCTTGTCAATTTCTTCTCCAAAATTCAATCCTTTCTCTTTTGAAAGCAGAATCTCCTGCACATTGGAAGAAAAGCCCTGAATGTATGATTTGAAGTTTGCGGCAAGATGGTCGGGATCGTTAATAAGCTCCGCCAGCGTATATTCGCTTGTGTTGTAAAACTGAAACCCGGACACGCGGTACATCGCTTTTGTTGGGAAGGTCGGATCCTTTTTATATTCATCAACAACCGCCTGTTTCGTCGGTTCCAGTGCACACTCAAACCGGCGAATGATGGTCATCGGAATGATAACATCCTTGTATTTGTCGCTCCGATATGTTCCACGCAACTTGTTTGCGATGGACCATATAAAATTGACTTCCGTCGATACATCAACTGGAGAATCATCCCACATTGCATCTATCACTGCTTTTTCTGCCATTTTCTAATCCTCAATTTCCATATGTTATTATAAATGATTAAGGTTCCAAAAGATGGACTCAATCATCATCTTGAATTCCCATCATCATTTTGTAATGCTGTTCCTGATGGAGAGCATAGAAGATTTCCCGGAAAGTCTCTTTATATTGATCAACATTGGCATAATCCTCTGTAAAATTCAGCCCATCACTTATGCCATTTGGATTGCTAATATAGGAGAGCATTGCAGATGCCAGATTGTATTTGGTGTTATCCGGCTTATCATCTTCGGTAGCACCGGGAACAATGAAACTCGGTTTATTGTCCTCCAGCACCCTTTTCCGTAAATCGTCGCCTTCATAGCCATAAAGCTGCATAAAGTAATATTCCAGTATTCGGCGCATTACATTCAAAAGAGGGATTGGAGAATCAAGCTCTTTCAGTTCATTCCAAAGAGCTGCATAAGAACTCTGAACAGGATTGTAATTTTCCATTTCAGAAGGGACTTCGCTGCATTGCCGTTCGCAGAGCTTAACGGTAGAGACATTATCCACCTTCTGTATTACATAAAAAGAAACATTTCTATATCTCTGCACCTGATGATATGTAACTTCCTTATGAAAGTAGACGTTATGTGTCAGAACGAAGAGCTGTTTAATATATGTTCCTTTAATATCGTCGTCCTTTATCTGCGCATTATTATTGCAGATAGTTATCATCTCGCGGACAATAGCGCTAACGATAAATAGTGCGCTGCTGTCCATGCTGGAAACCGGATCATCAATTACAACGACTTTGTCTTTAACGACATCGCTGTTCCGGCTTCCTTTCACCATATGATAGAAATAAAGGAATGCAATAAAATTTCGCTCACCCTCACTTAAGTTTTCAGCAATTGACCCATCTTCGCGGATGACTTCATAAACATTCTGAACGCCCTTTTTTTCTCTAAGGCTGAATCCCTGAAATCCGGAGTCACGAAGAAGATCATTTATACTATCGACTGCCGCTTTGGTATTAACTACCTGTTTATTAAGCTCAGTAATGTCCTTTGACAAAACCATTACGTCTTTATGAGCCTGTACCACCTTGTTTTTGAACTCCTCGGCTTCATTTTTCACCTTGGTGGTACTTGTCTTATAACTTGAAATTTCTTCCTGCAGCAAGAATGCGATATGTGACCATAAAGCATTTTTGCATTCTTCCTTTTTTTGCTGTCTAGTTCCGACAACATCATTATTGGCCTTAATTTTCTTATTGATTTCATCTATCAATTGTCCGATGTCAATCAGAAGCGAATCTATATCTTCAAGAGAAACAACTGAGGTCGGCTCTTTTGCCTTTTCAGCAATACGCTGTTCATTGATTTTTACGTTGCTTTCAAGGAGCTTAAGCTTGTTCTGGTATTCTGCCAGATCAAGCGTAGGCATGGTGTCATCAAGATTTAATTTTAATTTTTCAATAATGGCTGATGTTTCTCTTGTATATACAGACTGAAAACGTGTGATTTCACTGATGTCCTGTTGATATTCTTCATCAAAGCATGCAGCAATTTCAGACTCAAAATTAGCAGGAAGTTTCTGCTGGCAATACGGGCAGCGGCCAGCGGCGTCTTTTGAGTAATGTTGATGGCCTTGACGAACCCAGTCGGAAGCATTCAGAGCCTTGATGAATTTTGCAAATGGGGTCTTACTGCTGCTTACAACGATCTTATCCATCAGATCGTGACCGGGCAGTTTTCCATAAGAGGG encodes:
- a CDS encoding type I restriction-modification system subunit M, with product MAEKAVIDAMWDDSPVDVSTEVNFIWSIANKLRGTYRSDKYKDVIIPMTIIRRFECALEPTKQAVVDEYKKDPTFPTKAMYRVSGFQFYNTSEYTLAELINDPDHLAANFKSYIQGFSSNVQEILLSKEKGLNFGEEIDKMDKNNRLLSVVKAFSELDLNPHTIDNVKMGYIFEELIRKFSENAEAGDHYTGRDIIKLMVNILLAEGCDDIFDDGKVITILDQACGTGGMLSTGYNFIKRYNPTADVRLFGQEINPESYAMCLAEMLIKGQNAENICYQDTMKADRFPDIKMRFVLENPPFGQPWGGKDAAEGVEKAVNDEYEKGMDGRWGAGLPGSGDMQMLFLQSAINKLDDNYGRCAIIENGSPLFSGGTSSGESQIRRWLLENDLIEAIIELPTDLFYNTGIATYIWVLSKNKRRERQGYIQLIDASNIFHKLRKALGNKKNEISPEDRAEITKLYANFQPGEFVKIYKNTEFIYREYTVMQPLQRSYVITQERINAMVLKGSLSSLYDEAKVNELENAEELTGKDQKKLENYEKNKPQYDKIIEALQAAISDKVYLSQGAFEPVLAEVLKPVTTDKKLLGKIADGLSVMDKSAEIQKDKKGNIIYDKETKDTEIVKWDEDIDTYMKREVWPHIPDAKASFDEDLSKKNPIIKTGAEIPFTRYFYKYQQPVPSEELETKFMNLEKSVSERVAKLFD
- a CDS encoding AAA family ATPase yields the protein MTEKMKSVIREITLNEATFHGQVIEPTYVNFFYGRNGAGKSTVARAIEHNDGLEWQNGHVADDFDVLVYSQDFINRNFATYGNLRGVFTISETNIEIQKQVEEKSNQKNELEAKAGNYTEEKTKKDGEQFVIRKTFEDGCWKKTRDICDTFKDAVKGTGTKKLFADAVLSVKTPKEYNLEALAKLYHVAYNSKARTYNLFSRVSGAPSYGKLPGHDLMDKIVVSSSKTPFAKFIKALNASDWVRQGHQHYSKDAAGRCPYCQQKLPANFESEIAACFDEEYQQDISEITRFQSVYTRETSAIIEKLKLNLDDTMPTLDLAEYQNKLKLLESNVKINEQRIAEKAKEPTSVVSLEDIDSLLIDIGQLIDEINKKIKANNDVVGTRQQKKEECKNALWSHIAFLLQEEISSYKTSTTKVKNEAEEFKNKVVQAHKDVMVLSKDITELNKQVVNTKAAVDSINDLLRDSGFQGFSLREKKGVQNVYEVIREDGSIAENLSEGERNFIAFLYFYHMVKGSRNSDVVKDKVVVIDDPVSSMDSSALFIVSAIVREMITICNNNAQIKDDDIKGTYIKQLFVLTHNVYFHKEVTYHQVQRYRNVSFYVIQKVDNVSTVKLCERQCSEVPSEMENYNPVQSSYAALWNELKELDSPIPLLNVMRRILEYYFMQLYGYEGDDLRKRVLEDNKPSFIVPGATEDDKPDNTKYNLASAMLSYISNPNGISDGLNFTEDYANVDQYKETFREIFYALHQEQHYKMMMGIQDDD